A single genomic interval of Helianthus annuus cultivar XRQ/B chromosome 13, HanXRQr2.0-SUNRISE, whole genome shotgun sequence harbors:
- the LOC110894850 gene encoding pollen-specific leucine-rich repeat extensin-like protein 1, producing MSDDDIDLFIEGLPKGAQDDGVPVADVIAVPLVEIPVVEISSDRSGPYSFESVSSTTLHALGLQHYPTDSDSDTAMSAAPVSPQDFEFDDEFDPPFEAPVDPDVIPADPELAPVDPEPMIAPEPIPAHDPLPEHDPVPVDIPVVAPPLPDPIPVLVDHAPFAAQIDPRYAFTRNGWIEDDDDLPPFVRPVTPPPTPTHAPADIAPFHPHVFDIHRTDLLVTFLQDIPPPRPGEGPSSQQPSHIPSVSAADPFMPQYTHTAPFASAPIGEPLIWFPPNTMPVSDPYHPSHYTGYTRDDLLLSLQLQQELLCRIVMELERIPRPPPCTCQSPFVTPPAPLLPYPDFDVRFLTMEQQISYLLRTVYALEEELAHLRSLLFVPPPPPPPPSA from the exons ATGTCTGACGACGACATCGATCTTTTTATTGAGGGCCTCCCTAAGGGTGCCCAGGATGATGGAGTTCCAGTCGCCGATGTCATTGCTGTTCCGCTTGTCGAGATTCCTGTCGTTGAGATTTCATCTGACCGTTCTGGTCCTTATTCATTCGAGTCTGTGTCATCTACTACCTTACACGCACTGGGATTGCAGCATTATCCCACCGATTCTGATTCTGACACAGCTATGTCTGCCGCACCTGTTTCTCCACAGGATTTCGAGTTTGATGATGAGTTCGATCCT CCTTTTGAGGCACCTGTCGACCCTGACGTGATACCCGCCGATCCTGAGCTTGCACCAGTTGACCCTGAGCCTATGATTGCACCCGAGCCTATACCTGCTCACGATCCTTtgcctgagcatgaccctgtACCCGTTGACATTCCAGTTGTTGCACCACCTTTACCTGACCCGATCCCTGTACTTGTTGATCATGCTCCTTTTGCAGCCCAGATTGACCCCAGATATGCATTCACCCGCAATGGGTGGATCGAGGACGATGATGACTTGCCTCCTTTTGTTAGGCCTGTTACTCCCCCACCTACACCTACACATGCACCAGCTGATATCGCCCCATTTCACCCACATGTTTTTGACATTCACCGTACTGATCTACTGGTCACGTTCTTACAGGATATCCCTccaccccgtccaggggaaggtcCATCGAGTCAGCAGCCCAGTCATATACCTTCTGTGTCAGCAGCCGATCCTTTCATGCCACAGTATACACACACTGCTCCTTTTGCTTCTGCACCCATAGGCGAGCCACTTATTTGGTTTCCGCCCAACACGATGCCTGTGTCTGACCCATATCATCCTTCACATTACACTGGTTACACCAGGGATGATCTGCTTTTGTCGTTACAGCTCCAGCAGGAGTTGTTGTGCCGTATAGTCATGGAGTTAGAGAGGATTCCGCGTCCTCCACCTTGCACTTGTCAGTCACCATTCGTGACTCCACCGGCTCCTCTTCTGCCATACCCAGATTTTGACGTTCGTTTTCttactatggagcagcagattagTTACCTGCTGCGTACCGTTTATGCTCTTGAGGAGGAGTTAGCGCATTTGCGCAGTTTGCTTTtcgttcctccacctcctcctcctccaccatcagcaTAA